A genomic stretch from Aedes albopictus strain Foshan chromosome 2, AalbF5, whole genome shotgun sequence includes:
- the LOC109428199 gene encoding protein JTB: MIENLSKKRMVFGISCLILLTIVVLIIESKWMKAGTRRQEFIIENNSTCWKRESYEVIKDCHPCTAFEIASRSQGVCVLTHNKEVLKCMSGEIVTRSCDRVAWLDEKHYWSFQISLTIVGCLSTAVSFLRQKSLNRRAMLKIQNQLGTC, from the exons ATGATAGAGAATCTGTCCAAGAAGCGAATGGTATTTGGGATTAGTTGTTTGATTCT ATTGACGATCGTGGTGCTGATCATCGAGTCCAAATGGATGAAAGCCGGAACGCGGCGACAAGAGTTCATCATCGAGAATAATTCCACCTGCTGGAAGCGGGAATCGTACGAAGTGATCAAAGATTGCCACCCCTGTACGGCGTTCGAGATTGCCAGCAGATCGCAGGGGGTTTGCGTGCTCACCCACAACAAGGAAGTGCTCAAGTGCATGAGTGGCGAGATTGTTACTCGGAG CTGTGATCGAGTCGCCTGGCTGGACGAGAAGCACTACTGGTCGTTCCAGATATCGCTGACCATTGTGGGGTGTCTTTCGACGGCTGTATCATTCCTACGACAGAAATCGCTCAACCGAAGGGCTATGCTCAAAATCCAAAACCAACTGGGAACCTGTTGA